One region of Brassica napus cultivar Da-Ae chromosome A10, Da-Ae, whole genome shotgun sequence genomic DNA includes:
- the LOC111201531 gene encoding vacuolar protein sorting-associated protein 20 homolog 2-like, whose product MGNMFVKKPKITEVDRAILSLKTQRRKLGQYQQQLEKVIEAEKQAARDLIREKRKDRALLALKKKRTQEDLLKQVDQWVINVEQQLADIELTSKQKAVFESLKQGNSAIKAIQSEVNLDDVQKLMDDTAEAKAYQDELSAILGEKLSEEDEEEILAEFDNLESQLNVEDMPDVPTTELVREEDEILDLPDVPTKQPLAPNATAEISSPKRKVLEEPLEA is encoded by the exons ATGGGGAATATGTTCGTGAAGAAACCAAAGATCACGGAGGTCGATCGAGCGATCCTCTCTCTCAAAACCCAAAGGCGCAAGCTTGGTCAATATCAGCAACAG CTTGAGAAAGTGATTGAAGCCGAAAAGCAAGCTGCGAGGGACTTAATCCGGGAGAAGAGGAAAGACAGGGCTTTGTTAGCATTGAAGAAGAAGCGGACGCAAGAAGACTTATTGAAGCAAGTGGATCAGTGGGTCATCAATGTCGAACAACaa TTGGCAGATATTGAGCTAACAAGCAAGCAGAAGGCAGTCTTTGAGAGCCTAAAGCAAGGCAACAGTGCGATTAAAGCGATTCAGAGTGAAGTCAACCTTGATGATGTTCAAAAGCTAATGGATGACACTGCCGAGGCCAAGGCTTATCAGGAT GAGCTGAGTGCCATATTAGGGGAGAAACtatcagaagaagatgaagaagagatcTTAGCAGAATTCGACAACCTAGAAAGTCAG cTCAATGTGGAAGACATGCCTGACGTGCCTACAACAGAGCTCGTGCGTGAAGAAGACGAGATATTGGATCTCCCTGATGTGCCAACAAAACAACCCCTCGCTCCCAATGCTACTGCAGAAATCTCTTCACCAAAGAGAAAAg TACTTGAAGAACCTTTGGAAGCTTGA
- the LOC111201532 gene encoding RNA polymerase II transcriptional coactivator KIWI-like, whose protein sequence is MSWRGKRKDEDVRASDDDSETHAPAKKVAKPAESSEESDDIVVCNISKNRRVSVRNWNGKIWIDIREFYVKDGKTLPGKKGISLSVDQWNTLRNHADGIDKALADLS, encoded by the exons atgtcgtgGAGAGGAAAACGAAAAGACGAGGATGTCCGAGCATCAGATGACGATTCTGAAACCCACGCTCCGGCTAAGAAAGTCGCAAAGCCAGCCGAATCCTCCGAGGAGTCTGACGACATCGTCGTCTGCAAT ATATCGAAGAACAGGAGAGTCTCTGTGAGGAATTGGAACGGGAAGATTTGGATTGACATACGTGAGTTCTATGTCAAGGACGGTAAAACTTTGCCTGGCAAGAAAG GTATCTCTCTAAGTGTGGATCAG TGGAACACTCTTCGGAACCACGCAGATGGTATTGATAAGGCGCTCGCTGacctttcttag
- the LOC125579079 gene encoding amino acid permease 2-like, giving the protein MGATAAANNHHHGHQVFDMAVPQQPAFKCFDDDGRLKRTGTVWTASAHIITAVIGSGVLSLAWAIAQLGWVAGPAVMLLFSLVTLYSSTLLSDCYRTGDAVSGKRNYTYMDAVRSILGGFKFKICGLIQYLNLFGVAIGYTIAASISMMAIKRSNCFHKSGGKDPCHMSSNPYMIIFGVTEILLSQVPDFDQIWWISIVAAVMSFTYSAIGLSLGIVQVAANGVFKGSLTGISIGAVTQTQKIWRTFQALGDIAFAYSYSVVLIEIQDTVRSPPSESKTMKKATKLSIAITTIFYMLCGSMGYAAFGDAAPGNLLTGFGFYNPFWLLDIANAAIVVHLIGAYQVFSQPIFAFAEKSVSERFPDNDLLTKELVFKIPGFRSPYKTNVFRVVFRCCFVVLTTVISMLMPFFNDVVGILGALGFWPLTVYFPVEMYIKQRKVEKWSTRWVCLQMLSVSCLVISVVAGVGSIAGVMLDLKVYKPFQTTY; this is encoded by the exons ATGGGTGCAACCGCTGCCGCCAACAACCACCATCACGGCCACCAAGTCTTTGACATGGCCGTCCCTCAACAACCAGCTTTCAAATGCTTCGACGATGATGGCCGTCTCAAAAGAACAG GGACTGTTTGGACCGCAAGCGCTCATATCATTACAGCAGTTATCGGATCCGGCGTTCTCTCGTTGGCATGGGCCATTGCACAGCTCGGATGGGTCGCTGGACCTGCGGTGATGCTATTGTTCTCTTTAGTTACTCTCTACTCTTCTACACTTCTCAGCGACTGCTACAGAACCGGAGATGCAGTCTCGGGCAAGAGAAACTACACTTACATGGACGCTGTTCGATCCATTCTCG GTGGGTTTAAGTTCAAGATCTGTGGGCTGATTCAATACTTGAATCTGTTTGGTGTCGCGATCGGTTACACAATCGCAGCATCCATAAGCATGAT GGCGATCAAGAGATCGAACTGTTTCCACAAGAGCGGTGGAAAAGACCCGTGTCACATGTCTAGCAACCCTTACATGATCATCTTCGGTGTGACAGAGATCTTGCTCTCCCAGGTTCCTGACTTCGACCAGATTTGGTGGATCTCCATTGTAGCAGCTGTCATGTCTTTTACTTACTCTGCCATTGGTCTATCTCTCGGCATTGTTCAAGTTGCTG CAAATGGAGTATTCAAAGGAAGTCTCACAGGAATAAGCATAGGAGCAGTGACTCAAACACAGAAGATATGGAGAACCTTTCAAGCACTTGGAGACATTGCCTTTGCTTACTCTTACTCTGTTGTCCTAATTGAGATTCag GATACTGTAAGATCACCACCATCAGAATCAAAAACGATGAAGAAAGCTACAAAACTCAGCATTGCAATCACAACCATCTTCTACATGCTATGCGGCTCAATGGGCTACGCAGCCTTTGGAGATGCAGCACCAGGAAACCTCCTCACTGGTTTCGGATTCTACAACCCCTTTTGGCTCCTCGACATAGCCAACGCCGCCATCGTAGTCCACCTCATCGGAGCTTACCAAGTCTTTTCTCAGCCCATCTTCGCCTTCGCTGAAAAGTCAGTCTCGGAGAGGTTTCCAGACAATGACTTGCTCACCAAGGAACTCGTGTTCAAGATCCCAGGGTTTAGGTCTCCGTACAAAACAAACGTTTTCAGGGTAGTGTTCAGGTGCTGTTTCGTCGTTCTAACCACGGTGATATCGATGCTGATGCCGTTCTTCAACGACGTGGTTGGGATCTTGGGGGCCTTAGGGTTTTGGCCGTTGACGGTTTATTTTCCGGTGGAGATGTATATTAAGCAGAGGAAGGTGGAGAAATGGAGCACGAGGTGGGTTTGTTTGCAGATGCTTAGTGTTTCTTGTTTAGTGATCTCTGTGGTCGCTGGAGTTGGTTCAATTGCTGGAGTAATGCTTGATCTTAAGGTCTACAAGCCTTTCCAGACTACGTATTGA